The following are encoded in a window of Acinonyx jubatus isolate Ajub_Pintada_27869175 chromosome D4, VMU_Ajub_asm_v1.0, whole genome shotgun sequence genomic DNA:
- the RRAGA gene encoding ras-related GTP-binding protein A, translating to MPNTAMKKKVLLMGKSGSGKTSMRSIIFANYIARDTRRLGATIDVEHSHVRFLGNLVLNLWDCGGQDTFMENYFTSQRDNIFRNVEVLIYVFDVESRELEKDMHYYQSCLEAILQNSPDAKIFCLVHKMDLVQEDQRDLIFKEREEDLRRLSRPLECACFRTSIWDETLYKAWSSIVYQLIPNVQQLEMNLRNFAQIIEADEVLLFERATFLVISHYQCKEQRDVHRFEKISNIIKQFKLSCSKLAASFQSMEVRNSNFAAFIDIFTSNTYVMVVMSDPSIPSAATLINIRNARKHFEKLERVDGPKHSLLMR from the coding sequence ATGCCAAATACAGCCATGAAGAAAAAGGTGCTGTTGATGGGGAAGAGCGGGTCGGGGAAGACCAGCATGCGCTCGATTATCTTTGCAAATTATATCGCTCGCGACACCCGGCGCCTAGGTGCCACCATTGATGTGGAGCACTCCCACGTCCGATTTCTAGGCAACCTGGTGCTCAACCTGTGGGACTGTGGCGGTCAGGACACCTTCATGGAAAATTACTTCACCAGCCAGCGAGACAACATTTTCCGTAATGTCGAGGTTTTGATTTACGTGTTTGACGTGGAAAGCCGCGAACTGGAAAAGGATATGCATTATTACCAGTCGTGTCTGGAGGCCATCCTCCAGAACTCTCCGGATGCCAAAATCTTCTGCCTGGTGCACAAAATGGATCTGGTTCAGGAGGATCAGCGTGACCTGATTTTTAAAGAGCGGGAGGAAGACCTGAGGCGTTTGTCTCGCCCACTGGAATGCGCTTGTTTTCGAACCTCCATCTGGGACGAAACGCTCTACAAAGCCTGGTCCAGTATCGTCTACCAGCTGATTCCCAATGTTCAGCAGCTGGAGATGAACCTAAGGAATTTTGCCCAAATTATCGAGGCGGACGAAGTCCTGCTGTTCGAGAGAGCTACGTTCTTGGTCATTTCCCATTACCAGTGCAAAGAGCAGCGTGACGTCCACCGGTTTGAGAAGATCAGCAACATCATTAAGCAGTTCAAGCTGAGCTGCAGTAAATTGGCCGCTTCCTTCCAGAGCATGGAAGTTCGGAATTCTAATTTCGCCGCTTTTATCGACATCTTCACATCGAACACGTACGTGATGGTTGTTATGTCGGATCCGTCGATCCCTTCTGCGGCTACCCTGATCAACATTCGCAATGCCAGGAAACACTTTGAGAAGCTTGAGAGAGTGGATGGGCCCAAGCACAGCCTCCTTATGCGTTGA